A segment of the Candoia aspera isolate rCanAsp1 chromosome 8, rCanAsp1.hap2, whole genome shotgun sequence genome:
agttgttgttgttgttgttttcccagaAAATATAATGGACTAATCTGGGGCCAACCAGTAAATCTGAATACAAGATAACAAAGACAAGTGGAAAATAGTTAAGACTATATAATTCACTGTCCCTAGATGTGCTAATGTGCATCAGCCGAGGTAGTTTTAAAGGAGATCAGGTAAGTGAGCAACAAGGAAGCTAATAGGAGTTTGCCTGGGGATTCAGAAGAAAGAAGTAAGACTGATCAGAGCAGCTTTGGGTGTTCTGAGGGATGGTGTGCTAAGCTGTGCGGAGTGAAAGCTGCAAGTGATGTGTCCCTTGTGGGTAAACGAGTGACTACTTCTTCCTGAGTAAGCAGAGactgaaaaacaaatacaaagcCACAGTGGTTTGAGGGAGCACAACTCACAGAATGAGTCAATAGAGCGAGCAGGAGTTTGCTTGAGGAATTTGGTAGGGTGTGTAAGGGGGATTTCTAACAAATTTTCCTTTTGGCTAAAGGTTTTTACTTGTTTAACCTGAAATTGtgagaaagaacaagaagaaataaagctattctgctgctgttcttCAAAGAACAGAAcaaacattaaacaaacaaaagaggtCTGCAATTTTGATTTCCAGTGGTTGCAACATGTTCATCTCCCTGCCTGAAAACAACCCAGCATATATTTGCAGCAAACGCAAGTTCACAGTAATCCTAGAAGAAAAAGGCAATAGTTCAGATGATGAGAAAGGACAGAATTTATCAGCTTGGGAACAACCCAAAGGAAGGTACAATGCAGAGGATCAAATCACCAACTAACCTTCTCTTGGAGATGGGACATAACAAGTATTGTTGGATAATGAACATGGAATACGCCAcagaccagtctttctcaatcttggcaactttaagatgtctggtcttcaactcccagaattccccagccagcatggggaatgagAAAGAATGGTTTTTCAGCCATTCCAGCCCAAAACCATTTGAGCAGGAGAACTTTACTTTTTCTAGCAAGTAATGATCAAGGCTCTTTCATAAAAGTATTCAGGATTGAGGCACATAATAAATATTAAGAATCCAATGGCAACTTTAAAAAACTATCACCTTTATTGCAGCACTTTTACCAGTTTTGCTATAGCACCAGTTATATTTTTGGAAAAATCGTTTTACATAATTGTTCATGAATCAGATTTAATGCATACATTGCTCCTGTAATACAGCATACAACTTTTCCATGGGCTCAGCCAAGGCCATGCATAAATTTTGCTAAATGCAAGATGGTTCATGTGTGTTACCTTCTGACAGACAAAGAACTTAAGAGTGCCTATTATACCCAAATTCATTACAAGCAGAAAATGGAGACATACTGTAGACTGTTCCTTTGTAAATGGTGTTTGGAGACATGTTGTCCCACAATCAAGAAGGAATATTGAGCCTCAAGATTGTGTTTTATAGTTCTTTCCTCCAATACTGTATCCAATCTCCTTTTAATGCCATCCAAGTTAGTGACCATCATGTCTTGTGGTAAGGAAATCTACAAATTACATCCTGTGTGAACAAGTGTTCTCTTCTACCTGTTCTACATTGGTTCCAGCACAAATCCTTGAGAAACTCCACTTCTTATTCACTCCATTGAGAAAATTCCCCATTTATTCCtactctttgctttctgtttttaaccAATTATCAATCCATAATGGGACATGGCCATTAGCAGGACTGCTAAGCTCAATCATGAACCTTTGATGAGAAACTGCATGAACAGAACCGATAACCTAACATAGCAGTAGCAGGTTTAGCACTGCATGGTTGGCAATTTGTTTTACATTACATACCCTTATGTATATACTAATGTATAGTAagtgctgtattttattttgttttggttaaCTATTTGAATATTGGTCAACAATCACAATAAAAACTATTTGATTCTAATTGTTTTCTAAAAGGAAGTTCCTTCCTTCATTGTAGATCATCCTGATCGCCCAGCCATCAAAATGCAGAGTTTTTATTGACGAAATGTTCTAGATGCACAATTCCTGTGGTTTCTTATACTAAGAGCTAAGAGTTGGCCTCTTTTTCAGCTGAATCCAGATGCCTTTGGTTGAACGAAGAATCAAGTCTCCAGCCATGCCAAGTTCTTCACGTTTCTGCTTAGTTTCAATCCAAAAATGTCGCAATATGGTTGCTAGAATTGTCTTTGTCTCTAGCAGAGCAAAGCGTTGACCTGCATGAGTTTCAAAAGGAATGGCATTAACAGTTCACTTTAGTGATAATAGATACTTGAGTAAGTCAACTGCAGCCAGGGTCTCAGATTCATTAACTAAGGCTGCACAACACATGAAACTCCAGAAATGGCTGAGCCAGAACATCTCATAGTCCAGCAAGTATGTCAAATAATGAGTGATACTAGAAGATGTATTCAAACCTTAATCAGCAGCTAGCATCATAATACAGATGTCAAATCAAAGCCATCACATTGGAGCAAGCAGTTATGATCAAGGGAAGTGGAGTGCACTACAGTAAACACACTGAAAATAGACTTTACGTTCTTCTAACATTCTCTTCAGCTCCCTCTCTCCACTATGGGACCTTCTTCTCAGAGGTTTGGTATTCCATCATATTACTGAATCTTGGGGGTTACACTGTCCTTTGTTTTCAAACACGTTGCAGTTTCTTGTAATCACTAAACTTGTAAAACTGTTAGTGAGAATAATCCATGCACTTGGGTTCTCATTAAGCAAGGTTAAATCATAACTATTCCCAATATATTAACATCATGGCAATGCAATTTGTTTAATGATAAAGGCCTCTGCTCCATGTACaggtacaaaagaaaagaaaggagcaaTTAACGCATGAATCTGTGATTTATAAAGAAATCATTCATGTTGCAGGAAATAGTGGTTGCTGGTTATACTTCAGCAATATAGTAACTCgtacctaattttttttttccaatgcgAAATGCAAACTACTAAATTGCAACTgccaggtttaaaaaaaataacaaaaagagtaTCTTTTTTATCTGTACATCACATGCAAATTTTTATCCTGAGCACAAGGAGAGGAAAGTAATATCATAAATATATGAATTAGAAGGAACATAGTAAGTTTTCTCCTATCTCTGTTTAGTGCAGGATTCCACCAAACAAGGCCTAAGAGGTGACTATCCAGCTTCATTTGAGAATTTCCACTGCAGGGATATCCAACACTGTTCTGAGCAGATGCTCCCCTATTTATCAACTTCCTATATGGGGACATACTTGAAGACATGCTTCCTAATATTCtgccttcttttattttaaatccattgGCCTTCGACCCGCTTTCAGTTTCAAAAGAAAACAGCTGTGCCAGTTCTCAAACATATCAGCCTTTTAGATATTTGTAGAGTACGTTCATTTCTGCCCTTAGTATTCTCTTTTGGAAGCTAAACATTAGttgtcctttaactgttcctcatatGGCTAGGTTTCCAGATCCTGCTCATCCTGGCAGCTTTCCTCTAAACTCACTTTAGCTTCTCCATACAGAAATTCTTTTAAAGTGGGATGCCTAGTTCTGGACACAGTGCTTTCAATAATGCATCACAGCATCAGTCATTTTAGCTTCTGcctcatagtaaaggtaaaggtttcccttgacgtaaagtccagtcgtgtccgactctagggggcggtgctcatctccatttctaagccgttagagccggcgttgtccgtagacccgtccgaggtcatgtggctggcacgactacatggaatgccgttacctgcccgccgaagcagtacctattgatctattcacatttgcatgttttcgaactgctaggtgagcaggagctgggactagcaacgggagctcagccCGTCGCGTggcttcgaaccgccgaccttccgatcggcaagctcagcagcgcagcggtttaacagAGGATGTCCACTAGCATGCCTAGATCCTTCTCACATGCACTGTTACCAAGCTGAATTCCTCAAATGTCTCCTTATGAGCTTGGGTTTTCTCTACATTGACATGGGACCTTACACTTGTTACAGTTAAACCTCACCCTGTTGGATTCAGCCCAGGGTTCAGGCCTGTGATTTTAACTTGTGAATTCCTCTTCCAAATTGGATAAgcatcctttccttcccttcccatcccattcACTATGTCATTTATAAAGATGCTGAATAGCACTGAGCCGGGAAGAAGCCTTGGAAGATCCTTCTTGATACTTCCTTccaagaaagcaaaaaatgaaatttCTGAAGTGACACTTCTAGGGGTTGCTCCAAGTCTAAATATAACAccttattttgaaagatttttgCACCATTACAGGACCTATCATTCTTCAGAGAACCAAGGGATATACCACTCCGTTCTGTATACATACCAATGCAATTCCTGGGCCCAGCAGAAAAAGGGACATAAGAATATGGGTGTTGTCCAATTGAGTTCTCAGGAAAAAAACGCTCAGGTCTGAATTCCTCTGGCTCTGGGAAATTGTTAGGGTCTCTGTGCAATGTGTAAGTCAAGATTAGGACATCAGTCCCTTTTGGTATCTTAAACCCTCCTGCCAAAGAAGAGCAAATATTTGTCAACACAAGACAAACCCCAATAGCACCATACATCTCCCTACAACCTGTATGGATGACCTACTGATATAGCAATCCTCGTTTAGAACACGGCCAATAAGTGGAACAGAAGGGAAAAGACGAAGCACTTCCTTAATGACACATTCCAGATATCGCAGTTTCTTCAGATCATCCATTGTGATGTGATGGTCAGAACTACCTGATAAAATAGCAAAGGTATGTTGGCTTAGTAAGTTAATCTTTAGAGAAGAGATATTAGCTTGCATAGAAAAGCATTAGCATGCTTATGGTGGAGCAGCTTTAGCTGCCAATATGTGTCAGAACTGACTGGTCATGTCCTTTccgttagcagggaatgctgcctGTGGCACAAGTACAATTGAGATTGGTAACCTAGTTTAGTCATGGTTTCTATCTGTTTAAAAAGTAGTAGGTGAAATCCTTGTTTGACCAAAGTAATGACGAGGAGCAGAAATCAACATCTATGGGTCAATCTAGTGAAGATCATAATATATGGAAGATTGTGtcttggaatgtaagagaagtGAAAGATAAAGAGGATGAAttgaaaacaaaatgtgaaagaaataaaaataaatacgttGTGTATTTTTGAAACTAAAAGAAGGGGCGAGTTTGTAATAGTTCTGACCAAAAggggtctgatcttgtggagtagaACTGATGAATATACCTCAAGAAGTAGAGGTATaggcttaattatgaatgaaaagggtAAAggcagaaagtatgaattggtatcACCTAGTGTGTTGCCTCATTGGCTAATAAACTGATGTTTtgcacttttgtttgtttgttattaagATAATTAGCTGCTAACCTTTCCAGAGATGCCTCCTCTTAAAGAAAATCAGTGGGACTGACATCAATGGGTAAAAGGCAGAATATTTATGAATGATCAAGATTGCTTTCTAAATGTCAGCTATGAGAATGCCTTATGCCTCTGAAATAAGGACTTCCTCTGGAAGGAAGAGGTAATGTTTCTGACTGATTACACAGAATTTATATGAATTCTATACTATCCCGGGGTTATACCAAAATGCCCAGAGGAAAGAAACATTTACCAAAAACTTCATCCAATTCACTGTGAACTTTTCTTTGGATTTCTGGATGACGTGCAAGCAAGTAAATAGCCCAGTTCAAGGCAGCAGCAGTGGTATCATGACCCTAGGAGGAGAAATTTCAAACTATAAGCCTTTATGAAAGGTTTCTTAACTTGGCATCTTCTCAATGAGTAATAATTACAATTACCAACTGCAACAGCTGATGGCTATGCTGGTCGGAAACTGCTGAAGTTGTCACCCTGATTCATCTCAATATTATTAGGTCAAGAAAGTCTGTATAATTGTATGCCAGTTGATGCAATTCAGCCAAAGTCAGCGAGAGTTAGGCACACAATTATCTCCCTGAAATCATTGAGCATCAAAATACTTAGCTCTGGAAGGACTGTCCACAATACTTTTGCTTTTAAACAGTAATGTTGGAAGGAGGACATGAAATTacagtgcaaaaaaaaatcatggaagaaaCCTGTGACTCAACAGTCAAGCCCCAGAATGTAAAGGGGGAGAAAAGGGACAGATAGCTTGATACATAATGATTAAAAggaattacagatagtccttgcttaacgaacACAGtggagaccagaatttcagttactaagcaaagcagtcattaagtaaatccgaccagattttacgatctttttgcaatggtcattaagcggatcactgtggtcgttaagcaaatcatgtgattccccattgattttgcttgccagaagctgactgggaagattgaaaatggtgatcacgtgaccatagaatgctgtgacggtcataaatgcgaaccagttgcgaagtgcccaaatcatgactACATGATCGCTGGGACGCTGGGACTGTCGTAAGTGTGAACACTGGTTATAAGTCGTTTTTTctagcaccactgtaagtctgaactaaATGaatcatcattaagtgaggaccacctgtaaataTTTTGCACCGTAAGTATATATTTGTCCAATAATGGACAAACTGAACATTAAGGCTGATGTCATAAAAGATTGCAGACAGCTGCCTTATTTGCTTCCCAAGAAGCCCGAAGCATCTTTCTACAATCTAATGTGAAGCACTGTGCAGCCCTGTTAGGTATGGTGCAGCCCTTCAACAAGTCCTTGTTtcgtttttcttcttttttgctgtttctactgggaggagaaagaaagaaccaCGTGAGAGTTCTCGATTGTGAGGCTGAGTTCTGTTTGAAAGAGAGAACATTGCATATCTATATATATGGAATTGGTTAATTTTATAAATGAGGTTCTGCATTTATATGCTCCTTCCATACATTTACCATTTTaccttattttagttttttttgtgtgtgtattcttttcaATTTAGTACTACAAGTACCCTAATAATGTATTTGAAGGTTGTGACATTAAATAGAAACCAACCAAGTAAATGTGGTTTGGGGAATTCAAAAATCAGGACCAATAAATGAGATACCTTAAATATTTAACACTGTAATTAGTGTCACTTGCATAATCCCACTTGTTGTCTTTAAAATGACTGAAGGGGTAGAAATTTTAAGTGGGGGCTGAAGTTAAATTTTCTGGGGAGGCTGAAAGTCACCATAGCTGAGGAAAGGAGACAAAGTGGATGATGCCAAGTCCATTCTCACACagatttggggggttttttggtttgcttcttcttggcttttttcacctaaataaagagagccagtctggtctagtggttaaggctccaggctagaaaccaggagtctatgagttctagtcctgccttaggcatgaaagccggctgggtgaccttgggccagtcactttctctcagcccaacttggttcaatgtagactagccttctCGTGGtacaccccgggcaatgtgacttgtcacagctaaatattctacacatctggctgctggactcacaaggatttcccagcaagaaaaagcagcatgaacaccgaactgctatgccatacgattaaaaaaaaaaaaaaaaactaaataaaaaggcaggaggACAAGGTATGCTGACAATGTTTAGCAGTTGTGGTTGGAAGGAGCCCAGGAGCTACAAAATTGAAACTTGGTCAGGGGGAGGGACACACACAACCCTGGGACTCCGGTTTCCACGTCTGAAAAATTATCTCTTCTATGTCATTATTATTATCTTCAAAGTCCTCAGCCATAATGGGTGGGCCAGGTGGCTAAGATGGAAATACCGTAAATGCCATATAATGACTCTCCCTTCTGGGGAATTTCCTTCCTACAGAGATATAAAAGCCAAGCTAAAGCCTGTTTCTTCAGTTGATGTATAATCTTTAgtattatgcatttttttttaaaaaaaaacttggtttcTAGAAATATTAACTGCTGCAAGGGCATTTGCTAATAAGGCAGTACGTAAAATAAATATAGTGTTACCATATTACAACTGGTAGCCTGAGAGAAAATAATTAGTGGTCTTGCAGGGGAGAGCAGTGGCATTCAAAACAGACATTTTCTGATTTCCAGCAGTCTCTTCGCCATTCTGCTATTCCGTTCTGATCATTCTATACCTCAAACATAAATGTATCCACTTCTTCTCGAATATCGAGGTAGCCCAACTTCTTCCCATTTTCATCCCTGGCATCCAGAAGCATATCAAGGAAAGCTTTCCTCACTTTCTTATTTCTTTGCTCATTGCTGCTGGCACCATTTTGATGCTGCTCCTGTTGCTTAATTTCGCAAACTTTTTCTTCAATAACCTTAGATAGTTGGGAGAAAATACCATGTATTATATCTAATTCAAGGCATGCTCTGTGTAGATCCATGCAAAGGCAATTAGCAGTATCTGCCATTCCTTAAGAGAAGAATTATGCTTTCTGGTGGTAAATAGAAGAGAGATGCAACCACCAGCATCACACACACTTAGATGGGCATTTCCTTCCTACATAACATGTAGGATCAGACTCAAACTACAAATCAATTACTTTTTCTGTGAAACCAATGTGGACAGAACAATGCAGTGTGAAACTGGGTATCAGACATATAGATCTAGCAGGACCTCCTTGTTTCATTCATCAATATGTTGAAAAAACCTTGATAGAAGTTGGTACTGTAAGTTCCTTTAAATTTTGTGCCTGCTAAGGATTCAGAGAAAAATCTAACCCAAGAATTGaccataaaatatttataaacataaatgGAAGGGTAGGCAAAAGTACTAGGAAAATACTCAAGATCTCTTATATACCCACATATAGAGACTTTTCTGGTGGTGACAGAGCAGTAATAGCTAGGTTTACATAGGCTAAATTATTGGTCCATCAAGCACTAGATTCAAATCCTGACACAACCATAAAGAACAATAGGCCTCTGATGATTTGGTCATTATTTATCAACCCTGCAGCCTCTGTAAGGATAAAATAGGAAATCTCACAAAAAGCTGTTTTactggaggaagagaaagaaatataatgAATCAGATGCAATGCCTCAGCACTGATGGTGCTTCACTGACAAATGTTCATACAGACCATTCCTTCAAAGCTGCTCCATCAAACAATCCTCCCCACCTCAACTCATGGTTTCTAAAAGCAAAAGTGCTGCATTGCTTTGTCTGCACTGCTTCTGGGATATCTCCCAGTATATCTAGGGAACTATTTGAAGGAGCTATTAGTGGAACAGGGAGAGAAAGCCTAGAAGTGACAAAAATCAGGCTGCTGCCTCTCTGTGAGAATCATATAGTCTCCATGGTGCAAAGCTTCTCATCAAGGTGAAATGAGGCTACCTCACACAAGGCTAAAACGAATGGCACATATGAATCTGAAAGAGGCATAATGGCAAAGCTGAATGGAAATAATTCCACATGCTGTTGACATGAAGAGGAATTCTGGAGCTTACTTTATCTGTAAAGCTATGAAGTATCTTCAGGTTCCTGTAATGTTCCCTTCCCTCTCTGGACATACTGTACAAAAGGTTGGGCCAAAGCCACGGTGACTTCTGTCTATGATGAATTAGATCGGACATCCTAGAATAACAAACCAGAAAGCTATAATACTTTTGTAGAAAGATGTATCAAGTGTAGTTAGTCATACTTTATTATGGTCAGTGACCAAAGTTGAATATCATTGTATGACAGAATaaaatcaacacacacacacacacgagagaCAAAACTAAATTACCAAATTACTAAAACTATTAAGCCAATTACCAATCAATAAAACCAAAAGCAGTCATTGTAGagagagagctgtgttagtctacagtagccaaaaatcaggggTTAGTCGCACCTTTTCAAACTAacgaattttattaaaaagcataacttTCTTGAACtccagctcacttcatcagatacatggaGTGGCTAAATTGATGAAATTGGAATGGGGAGGAAAGTGGGGAAAAGACATGGTGGTTATGTCGATGCAGGTtgtatgtgagacagattacaagtcctgtatcaattaacaattgcaaTGTGTTAAAAATCTACTGTGTCTGTAAAGACCTTCTGAGATactctgaaaccttttgatgttcCACTCTCTCCTGCTCAATTGTGCTAGTGAAGTTTCTGTGCTCCAGAACAGCTACTTTGAAATCAAATATTGCTTTAACTTTATAAAGGCCACAGTGGAGAATATACGCAGGTTTCAGTTGTTGTGTTCTTCTTCCTTCTGAGGTTGCTTCTCTTCCACTAGATGTTTCTAGTGGAAACTAGAACATTTccaagctaggtaacatcatcaatgcatgGAAAAGTGGAGTTTTCTGGCTGTTTATATgcattaatgatgttacctacCTCTGGAAATGAAACATCTTCAGAAGAGAAACCAGATCAGAGAACACCAAATGCTTAGCATGTAGAGTTTGTTATGCGAATATGTGGTATACTTTTTAGCTAAATGCTGAAGGTCTAATGTTGAACATCACTTAGCTGGCTTGGTCTTCTGCCATAATATTGTTTGCAGCAGTCAGTTGTCCATTAAGGTATCTGGCATATAGCTTGTTTATGATGCTCAACAGGCTGGTAAGTGGGTCATTTGAAGGAGCAGTTTTGTCTCATTTTTGTATAATCTCATAATCTAAGCTGTACAATCTATATGTGTAAACTAATTTGTTAGTACTGGGACTCACCAGTTGGACTTGCCTTCATTAATTTCTGACTGTGGTCCACTGGAGTAGATCACCATCTTTATACTCACCTGTGGACAGCTTTGATGTACTCTGCATTTTTGTCCTTTTGTGCACCAATATTTTTACCCATAGCTGTTTCTAGAGAGAAAAAAACCATGGAAGACTTTGGCCCAATTCACAATGCATATAAACCCATAACACAGGTTGTCTAGATTTGACTTGCTATCTCTTGTGAGTTCAGATAGCGAGTTCATAATCCTTAGGGTTTTGATTTAGAATGTTTATGGACCCAggtaattgtggtttattc
Coding sequences within it:
- the LOC134502349 gene encoding cytochrome P450 4V2 is translated as MALDSGMFLSEWAAVAASVVILLAAAVSFLVFRNYRKWKEMEDIPEVRPWYPILGNALLLDNTAEGFLKQIIQYSEEFRYVQLLKFWIGPLPYIILYHQDTVEVILRSSTFIKKSYLYQFLQPWLGTGLLTSSGKKWHSRRKMLTPTFHFTILVDFLEVMNEHADILVQKLEKHLDKDPFDCISYIVLCTLDIICETAMGKNIGAQKDKNAEYIKAVHRMSDLIHHRQKSPWLWPNLLYSMSREGREHYRNLKILHSFTDKVIEEKVCEIKQQEQHQNGASSNEQRNKKVRKAFLDMLLDARDENGKKLGYLDIREEVDTFMFEGHDTTAAALNWAIYLLARHPEIQRKVHSELDEVFGSSDHHITMDDLKKLRYLECVIKEVLRLFPSVPLIGRVLNEDCYIRGFKIPKGTDVLILTYTLHRDPNNFPEPEEFRPERFFPENSIGQHPYSYVPFSAGPRNCIGQRFALLETKTILATILRHFWIETKQKREELGMAGDLILRSTKGIWIQLKKRPTLSS